The window GCGCTGCTGACCATGGTGGTCGGCATCCTCGGTGCCGTCGCGCAGTCGGACATCAAGCGGCTGCTGTCGTTCACCCTGGTCAGCCACATCGGCTACATGCTGTTCGGGATCGCGCTCGGCACCGCCGCCGGACTGGCGGCGGCGATCTTCTACGTGGTGCACCACATCACCATCCAGACCACGCTGTTCCTGGCGACCGGGCTGGTGGAGCGCCGGGGCGGCAGCACCAACCTGGAACGTCTCGGCGGGCTGGCCCGGGCCGCGCCGCTGCTCGCCGCGCTGTTCTTTCTGCCGGCGTTGAACCTGGCCGGCATACCACCGTTCTCCGGGTTCCTCGGCAAGCTCGGGTTGCTGCGGGCCGGGGTCGCCGACGGCGGCCCGCTGGTCTGGGCGGTCGTCGCCAGCGCCGTGCTGACCAGCCTGCTCACCCTGTACGCGGTGACCCGGGTGTGGAATCTCGCCTTCTGGCGCAAGACCGCCCCGCAGGCCACAGCGGGCGGTCCGGCGACGGTACCGGCACTTGCTGCGGCCGCGCAGCCGGCGACGGTGCCGTCCGCGACCCGGGCGGTGTCCGGTGTCCGGGTGCCGTCCACCGACTCGGCCTCCACCCCGCTCGCCGCCGACGGCCCAGGGTCGGTGGAACCGATGCCGCCCCTGCTGGTCGGCGCGACCACCGCACTGGTGCTGCTCGGACTGGCACTGACCGCGCTGGCCGGACCGTTGTACCAGGTCGGCACCGAGGCGGCAGCCAATCTGGTGAGCCGGACACCGTACGTCGACGCGGTGTTCCCACAGGGAGGAGCCCGATGAGTCCGGTGTCCAGGGCCGCGCGCTGGCGTACCCAGATCGTCGCGGTCGCCGCTCTGGTGGTGCTGTGGAACCTGTTCTACGGGCGGTTCTCCGTCGGCAACCTGCTCGGTGGGACGGTCGTCGCGCTGGTGGTGGTCACCGTCTTTCCGCTACCGCCGGTCGCCTTCGAGGGCCGGATCCGGCCGTTGGCGGTGCTGCGCTTCCTCGCCCGGTTCGTCGTCGACCTGTTCACCGCGAGCGCGCAGGTGGCCTGGACCGCCGTCCGGTTCGGGCACACGCCGCGCAGCGCGGTCATCGCGGTGCGGCTACGGGTCCGGACGGACCTGAACCTGACCCTCACCGCGGAGGCGTTGTCGTTGATCCCGGGCAGCCTCATCGTCGAGGCCGACCCGGCCAGCGGCACCCTCTACGTCCACGTGCTCGACGTCGTCGACCACCACGACGTCGAGCAGGCCCGGCGGAAGGTGCTGGCGTTGGAGGAGCGGATCGTCCGGGCCGTCGGTTCGGCGGACGACGTACGGCATCTCGACGACCCCCGCCCGGCCGACGACCCCCATCTGCGAAACGATCCCTGCCCAGGGAACGGAGAGAACCGATGACCTTCGTGGCTGTTGTGGTGACCGTCCTGCTGGCCGTAGCGGCTCTGCTGACCGTCGGGCGGATCATCCGTGGTCCGACGCTGCTCGACCGGGTGGTGGCCGCCGAGGTGCTGATCGCCATCATCGTCGGTGGGCTCGCCGCCGAGGCGGCGGTCAATCGGCACGCCACCACTTTGCCGGTGCTCGTGGTGTTGTCCCTGCTCGGGTTCGTGGGCTCGGTCAGCATCGTCCGGTTCGTCGCCGCCCGCCCGCCCGCGGTGGCCGCCGCCGAACGGGAGCAACGGTGAACGGGGTGCTGACCGTACTGTCCGGCACGCTGCTGATCGGCGGCGCGCTGCTCAGCCTGGCCGCCAGCATCGGCCTGCTGCGCTTCCCCGACGTCGCCGCCCGGATACACGCGGCGACCAAGCCGCAGGTTCTCGGCCTGCTGCTGGTCCTCAGTGGGCTGGCGCTGCGGCTGCAGAGCGGCACCGAGCTGGCCACTCTGCTGATGGTGGCGGTCTTCCAGATGGCGACCGCGCCGGTCGCGGCCCACATCATCGGCCGGGCCGCCTACCGGGCCGATCTGGTCCGGCGGGACCTGCTGGTCACCGACGAGGCGGACGGAATGTCGGTCGACGGCACCGGCGGCGACGGAACCGGTGGGCAGCGGCGGGCCACTATATAATCCCGCCATGACCGACGCTCCTGCCCAGGAGGGCAGCAGTAGCCAGCCGGGTAGCACCCGGCTGCCGACATTCCGGCCGCCGGTCGCCGGAGCGCTGAGCCCACGGTGCTGATCGTCTTCGGTCTCTTCTTGATCACCGTGTTGACGGTCGCGACCGGGTACTTCGTCGCCCAGGAATTCGGCTACGTTGCCGTCGACCGGGGGCGGCTCCGCGCCCTGGCCGACCGGGGCGACCCGGCCGCCGCCCGGGCGCTGCGGGTGACCAGCCGGCTGTCGTTCATGCTCTCCGGCGCTCAGCTGGGGATCACGGTCACCGCGCTGCTGGTCGGCTACGTCGCCGAGCCGTACCTTGGCGCCGGACTGTCCGAGCTGCTCGGCGGGGTCGGCGTGCCGCCGGCCGCCAGCCTGACCATCTCGGTCGGGCTCGCGCTGATCATCTCGACCGTGGTGCAGATGGTTCTCGGTGAGCTGGCTCCCAAGAACCTCGCCCTCGCCCGGGCCGAGACGTTGGCCCGGGCGCTCAGCCGGTCGACCCTGATCTACCTGGCCGTCGCCGGGCCGCTGATCAGGATGTTCGACATCGCGGCGAACCGGTTGCTGCGGCGGGTCGGCATCGAACCGATCGAGGAGCTGCCCAGTGGCGCCACCGCCGAGGACCTCGGCCAGATCATCGCCGAGTCCCGCCAGGAGGGGCACCTCGATTCGGCGATGTCGACGCTGCTCGACCGAGGGTTGCACTTCCGGCAGCTGACCGCCGGCGAGGCGATGGTGCCGCGGGTCGACGTGCACACGGTACGGGTCGACGCGCCCCTGACCGGGCTGGTGGAGCTGCTGGACACCGGGCACTCGCGGTTCCCGGTGCACGGCTCGGACGGCGTCGACGACCTGGTCGGCATCGCCAGCATCGCGGATGTGCTCACCGTAGCGCCGTCGCGGCGGGCGGTGACGACCGTCGCGGCGGTGATGGTCCCCCCGCTGCTGGTGCCGGAGACCCTGCCGCTGCCGGCGGTGCTGGACCGGCTGCGTAAGGGGCACCGGCAGCTCGCCTGCGTGGTCGACGAGTACGGCGGCTTCGCCGGGGTGATCACCCTGGAGGACATCGCCGAGGAGCTGGTCGGCCCGATCCGGGACGAGGACGATCCGCCGGAGCCGGCCCCGGCCCGCCAGCCGGACGGATCCTGGCTGGTGCCGGCCCGTTGGCGAATCGACGAGGTCGCCGACACCACCGGGGTCGAGCTGCCGACCGCCCCCGAGTACGACACCCTCTCCGGCCTGGTCATGCGGGAGCTGGGCCGGGTGCCCGAGGTCGGCGACCAGATCTCGATCAGCCTGGACGAGACGGCCGCCGGCAACGGCCACCAGCCGACCCGGCGGGCGGTGCTGCACGTGATCTCCGTCGACCGGCACGTGCCCGACTCGGTACGGCTGGAGGTGATCGGGTGAGCACCGGGTGGGCGTTGCTGACCTCACTGGTGCTGCTCGCCCTGAACGGGTTCTTCGTGGCTGCGGAGTTCGCCCTGGTCGCGAGCAAGCGGTACCGGCTGGAACAGGCCGCGGCGGGCGGCTCGCGGGCGGCCCGGGCGGCGCTGGACGGCTCCCGTGAGCTGTCACTGATGCTCGCCGGGGCGCAGCTGGGCATCACCGTCTGCACCCTCGGCCTTGGCGCGTTGGCCGAGCCGGCGGTGGAGCGGCTGGTGGCGCCGCTGCTGGAGCGGGCCGGCCTGCCGTACGCGGCCAGTCACCTGGTCGCGTTCCTGTTCGCCCTCGCCCTGGTGGTCTTCCTGCACCTGGTGGTCGGCGAGATGGCACCGAAGTCGTGGGCGATCACCCACCCGGAGCGGTCGGCGCTGCTGCTGGCGCTGCCGTTCCGGGCGTTCGCCCGGGTGTCCCGGCCGGTCCTGTCCGGGCTGAACGCGATCGCCAACGCCGTGCTGCGGGCGTTCCGGGTCGAACCGCAGGACCAGTTGGCCCAGGTGCACGGCCCGGACGAGCTGCGCATCCTGCTGGAACAGTCGCGGGAGCACGGCCTGCTGCCGGCGGACCAGCACGAGCTGCTGGCCAAGATGCTCCAGCTGGAACGCACCACCGTCCGGGACGTGATGCAGCCGGTGGACCAGGTCGTCGCGGTGGCCCGGACGGACACCGCCGAGCGGGTGGAGGAGCTGTCCCGGGGCAGCGGCCGGTCCCGCCTGGTGGTCTGCGGGGAGGCCGGCGATCTGATCGGCATCGTGCACGTACGCGACGCGGTGCGGGCGAACACCTGTGACGGCGCGCCGACCGCCGAGTCGCTGATGAGCCGGCCGTTCCTGCTGCCGGCGACGGCCACCGTCACCGAGGCGGTGGCCGCGATGCGCGCCGACCAGGTGCAGTTGGCGCTGGTCACCAACGGTGCCGGGGCCGACCGGCCGATCGGCTTCGTGGCGTTGGAGGACCTGCTGGAGGAGGTCATCGGCGAGTTCGACGACGAGACCGACACCGTCCCGAGGGGACGGCGGATGCGCTGACCGGCGCGCCGACGATGGCGGTCGCGCCGACCAGCGCTCAGGTTGCTCCGGCGGTCAGGCTCCGGCGGTCAGGCTGCTCCGGCGCTGGCGGTGGCGAGCTTGACCCCGAAGCCGAGGAACAGGGCGCCCACCCCGCTGGTGACCGTCGCGGCGAGCCGGCGCCGCTGCCGGAACTGCATCGCCAGGTACGTCCCGGTGAAGATCAGCACGGTCAGGTAGATGACGCTGAACAGCTGGGCGATCGCGCCGAGCAGCAGGAACGACAGCGCCGGGTACGGGTACGCCGGGTCGACGAACTGGATGAAGAACGACACGAAGAACAGGATCGCCTTCGGGTTCAGCAGGCTGATCACCGTCGCCCGCCGGAACGGACGACGGACCGCCGCCGGCTCGGCGGCGTCCACCAGCCGGGGCGCGGCCGGGTCGTCACGTTGTCGCCAGCGCCGCCAGGCACCACGGAACATGGTGACACCGACATAGCCGAGGTACGCCGCCCCGGCGTACTTGATCACGGTGAACACCGCCGGATGGGTGTTGAGCAGGGAGGCGACCCCGGCTGCGGAGAGCACCATCAGCACCGTGTCGCCGAGGAAGACGCCGCCGGCCGCCCGGTAGCCGTGCCGCACGCCGCGCCGGGCGGCGGTGGACAGGACGAACAACGAGTTCGGCCCGGGCAGCAGGATGATCGCCACGGTGCCCAGGACGTACGTCCAGATGTCGGTGATGCCCAGCATGGGGGACATCCTGCTACCTGGACCAGCGGCCGGGCGAGGGATATTCGGCCGGTCAGGGTGTGCGCTTCGGCACCGTGTCCGGGTATGTCGGGGCGGTGGCCGCTGGCGCCGCGGCGGTGAGGTAGCTCGGCACCGCCCGGGTGACTCCGGCGGCGGACCGCGGCGGGTCGGCGACGGTGCGCAACGGCAGCACCCCGGCCCAGTACGGCAGCGCCAGGTCGGCCTGCTCGTCGACGGGGTCACCGGCGCGGACCTTGACCGACACCTCGTCGAGAGCGACGGCGAGCACCGCTGTCTGCGCGAGTTCCCGGTTCGTCGGCGGCCGGCTGTCCGCGACCCGGCCCGGGGCCGCCTTGTCGATCAGGGCGTCGAGTGCCCGCCGCTTGTCGGCCGGGTCGCTGACCAGCCGGGCGGTGCCGTGCACGACGACTGATCGGTAGTTGGCACTGTGATGCGCCTGGGCGCGGGCGTAGACCAGCCCGTCGAGCAGGGTGACGGCCACACAGACGGCGAGCCCTTTCCGGTCGCGGGCGGCCAGCAGGGGGGTGCTCGCGGTGGAGCCGTGCAGGTACAGGGTCTCGTCGACGCGTACGTGCAGGGTGGGCAGTGCCCGAGGCGCGCCGTCGACGACGAACGCCAAGCAGCAGTGGTACGCCTCGTCGAGGATGCGGTGTGCCTCGGTGCGCTGGTAGGTGACCCGGTTGAGGTGTCGGGCGGCGGTGGTCCGGGCGGTGGCGGGATACATTTGATCTCCCGAGATTGTTCTAGTACAATTCGATAATTGTGGCAGAACAATACCAGCCGACTGGTGCGACCGCGACCGAGATCTCGGCCAGCGTCGAGACCGGTGTCCGCACTGGTGCGTTGGCACCTGGCGCCCTGCTGCCGGCGGTGCGTGCGCTCGCCGACGCACTCGAGGTCAGCCCGGCCACCGTCGCGAAGGCGTACCAGGCGCTGCGCCAGCGGGGGATCGTCGACACCGACGGCCGACGCGGCACCCGGGTCCGCGCCCGCCCGCCGGTCGCGGTGACCCGGCCCGGCCCGTCCGTGCCGGCCCCGCCGGGCACCCTGGACCTGTCCACCGGTGAGCCGGATCCACGGCTGTTGCCGCCGCTGGCGACGCATCTCGCCGCGGTCGCCCGGCAGTTGGCCGACGCCTCGTCCGGGCAGGGTTACGCCGACGCCGGCCTGCTGCCCGACCTCGCCGCGCTCGCCGCGGTCCGGTTGGCTGACGACGGCCTGCCGGCCGCCGGTCTCACCGTCACCAGTGGCGCGCTGGACGGGATCGAACGCCTGCTCGCCGGCAATCTGCGCCCCGGCGACCGGGTCGCGGTGGAGGACCCCGGCTGGGCCAACCTGCTGGACCTGATCGCGGCACTGGGCCTCACCCCGGTGCCGATGCCGGTGGACGACCGAGGCCCGACCGAACCCGGCCTGCGGGCGGCGCTGTCCGCCGGTGTGTCCGCCATCGTGGTCACCACCCGGGCGCAGAACCCGACCGGCGCCGCCCTGGACGCGGACCGGGCCGACCGGCTGCGACGGCTGCTGCGCGAGACCGACGACGTGCTGCTCATCGAGGACGACCACGCCGCCGAGCTCTCCGACGGTCCGCCGCACGTGCTGGCCGGCGCGACACCCCGATGGGCGTTCGTCCGCTCCGCCAGCAAGCCGTACGGCCCGGACCTGCGGACAGCGCTGGTGACCGGCGACGAGACCACGCTGAGCCGGGTTGCTGGTCGGATGCGTATCGGTTCCGGCTGGGTCTCCACGGTCCTGCAGCGGCTGCTCGGACAGTTGTGGCGCGACCCCTCGGTCGCCGCCACGGTGGCCGAGGCCGGCCGGGCCTACCAGCGCCGTCGGGAGGCGCTGCGGGCCGCGCTCGCCGGCCACGGCGTGGCCAGCCACGGCAGCAGCGGGATCAACGTCTGGGTGCCGGTGACGGACGAGACCCACGTGGTGACCGCGCTGCAGGCAGCCGGATTCGCCGTCTCGGCCGGAGCCCGCCACCGGCTACGCAGCGCGCCGGGTATCAGGATCACCGTCAGCGGTCTCGACGAGGACCGGGCCGGCGAGCTCGCCGCGGCGGTACGCGACGCACTGCGTCCAGCGGGACTTGCCCGGGTCGGCAGGTGAGGTACGCGGGCCGTACCCGGACCGGTCAACCCAGGCGCACCGGTCAATTCGCAACCGGGTAGGAAGGACCCGTGACCGTGCACGAAACCACCGTCGGAGCCGCTGGGTACGTCCCCACCGGTGCCCGTAGCCTCGCCGACCTGCGCGCTGCCGCCCCCGGTTGCCAGGGATGCGAACTGCATCAGCCCGCCAGCCAGGTGGTCTTCGGTCGGGGCAACCCCGATGCCCGGGTGGTGATGGTCGGCGAGCAGCCCGGGGACGTCGAGGACCGCCAGGGGCTGCCGTTCGTCGGCCCGGCCGGCCGGCTGCTGCGCCGGGCGGTGGACGACGCCGGGATCCCGGTCGACCAGATCTATCTGACCAACGCGGTGAAGCACTTCCGCTTCGTGTCGCGCGGCGGTCGACGAATTCACCAGACCCCGGACCGGGTGCACATCGTGGCCTGCCGGCCCTGGCTGGTCGCCGAGTTCGCGATGCTGCGCCCGGACGTCGTCGTGGTGCTCGGCGCGACCGCGGCCCGGGCACTGCTCGGCCCGGCGTTCCGGGTGACCCGCTCGCGTGGCGTACCGCTGCCGTGGCCGGCCTCGGCCGAACGGGCCGAGGAGTTTCCGGTGGGCCCGGCGCAGCTGGTGGCCACGATCCATCCCTCGGCGGTGCTGCGCGCCGACGACCAGCAGATCGCCTTCCGAGGGCTGGTCACCGACCTCGGCGTCGTCCGTGGACTGCTCGCCGGTCGGGGCAGCCAGGCCCCGGCGGTACGCCGATGACCGCGCTCACCGCACCGCCGTCGGTGACCGACCCGCCGCCATCCGGTGACGTCACCCGCATCCAACGCCGTACGCTGCGGCTGCTCGCCGGTACCCAGATGATCGGCGGCGTAGGCGTCACCATCGGGATCTCGGTCGGTGGCCTGCTCGCCGCCGAGCTCGGCGGGGTGACCGTCTCCGGCCTGGCGCAGAGCGCCGCGGTGGTCGGCGGGGCGCTGCTCGCCGTACCCGTGGTCCGGGTCATGAACGGGCACGGCCGCCGACCCGGCCTGGTCTTCGCCTACCTGACGGGTGCGACCGGGGCGGTGCTGGTGGTGGCCGCCGCCGCGGTGCGCTGGGTGCCGCTGCTGTTCGTCGGCATGGTCCTGTTCGGCGGGGCGACGACCGCCGGCCTGCAGGCCCGGTACGCGGCGGTCGACCTCGCCGAGCCGCGCCGTCGGGGCCGGCAGCTGTCACTGGTGGTCTGGGCGACCACGGTCGGCGCGGTGACCGCCCCCAACCTTGCCGGGCTGGCCGACCGGTCGGCCAGCGGGGTCGGGTTGCCGCCGCTGGCCGGTCCGTTCGCCGTCAGCACACTGGCGTTCCTGCTGGCCGCGCTGCTGGTGCTGGTGTTGCTGCGACCGGACCCGCTGCTGACCGCCCGGCGGATCGCCGGTCCCGCCGCGGCGAGCGCCCCGGTGCGGTCCGGCCGGGGCCTGCGGGCCGGGTCCGGCCGAGGCCTGCGGGCCGGGTCCGGCCGAGGCCTGCGGGCCGCGTTCGCTGTGGTCGCCGTCCGACCCGCCGCCCGGCTCGGTGTCTGCGCCGTCGCCGTGGGTCACCTGGTGATGGTCGGGGTGATGGCGATGACGCCGGTCCACATCGGGATGGGGCACTCCGGCGACGACCTGTTGCGCACCGTCGGGCTGGTGCTGAGCCTGCACATCGCCGGGATGTACGGGCTGTCGCCGGTGGTAGGTTGGCTCACCGACCGGGCCGGTCGCCGGCCGGTGATCCTCGGTGGGGTCGGGCTGCTGCTGGCCGCGTGCGCCGTGGCGGGCACCGCCGGCCACGACCCGGTACGCCTGGTGATCGGGCTGGTGCTGCTCGGGCTCGGCTGGTCGGGCACCATGGTCGCGGGCTCGACCCTGCTGTCGGAGTCGGTGCCGGTCGACGTCCGTCCGTCGGTCCAGGGCCTGTCGGACCTGGTGATGGGTCTGGCCGGCGCGTCCGCCGGCGCGGTCAGCGGAATCATCGTCGGGCTGTCCGGTTACGGCGTCCTGACGTTGCTGTCGGCGCTGGCCACGGTGCCGCTGCTGGGGTTGGTGCTGCGCCCGGTGCCGGCTCCGTCGAAGCGGTAGGGAGGCAGGATGCGGTTGACGGACTTCTGGGGCCGGTTGGACGAGGCGTTCGGGCCCGCGTACGCCCGCAGCATCGCCACCGATCAGGTGCTGGCCCAGTTGGGTGGACGCACCATCGCCCAGGCGCTGGCGGCGGGTGAGGAGACGGTGGTGGTCTGGCGGGCGGTCTGCGCCGCGTACCCCGACCGGGTTCCCGGCCGGTTGCGCTGACTCCTGCGCCGGTTGCGCGAGCGGACGGTGAGTGTCGGTCGAGTTGGGATTCTCGATCTGTCGATTACGGAAAGTCTCAGTCGATGTGCATCGTGTCACTGTACTGGTTCCGGGGTGCTGGTTGGGCTTGATGCCACAGGTGCATCAAGATGCACCTGTGGCATCAACCTGAAAAGCATCTCGGGGTATCCCGGGAGCCAGCCCGAGCGCGTCGCCGGCCTGTCGGTCGTACCTCTGCCTGTCGGTCGTACCTCTACTTGACGGGCGTGGGTCTGCGTAGCTGCATTTACTCTGTGCGGTCGAAGGGCTGCTTTGGGTGGTGAAATTCGTGGGCGTGTCTGGTTTTCCACTCGTACATCTGTTCGGCTATTGTCCACAGCTAGGCGCTCATCCACAGGTTGCGGCCCGTCGGCTGTTTTCTGTCGGACCCAGCGCCTAGCGTGACCCGGGTGACGAGAAGCTCGGCCAGGACGCCTGGGAAGTCGGCGAACGTAGGGGTGGCAGCAATGGCGGCAGTGCCAGACAAGGAAAAGGCGCTCGATCTGGCGCTGGCTCAGATCGACAAACAGTTCGGCAAGGGCTCGGTGATGCGGCTGGGTGAGCGGCCGGTGATCCAGACCGCGGTGATCCCCACCGGCTCCATCGCGCTCGATGTGGCACTCGGCGTCGGTGGCCTGCCCCGGGGCCGGGTGGTCGAGGTCTACGGCCCGGAGAGCAGCGGTAAGACCACGGTCGCCCTGCACGCGGTGGCCAACGCCCAGCGTGCCGGCGGCATCGCGGCGTTCATCGACGCCGAGCACGCGCTCGACCCGGACTACGCCAAGGCGCTCGGCGTGGACACCGACGCCATGCTGGTCTCCCAGCCGGACACCGGTGAGCAGGCGCTGGAGATCGCCGACATGCTGATCCGCTCCGGCGCGCTGGACATCGTCGTGATCGACTCGGTCGCGGCCCTGGTGCCACGCGCCGAGATCGAGGGCGAGATGGGGGACAGCCACGTCGGTCTGCAGGCCCGGCTGATGAGCCAGGCACTGCGCAAGATCACTGGTGTGCTGAACAGCACCGGCACCACCGCGGTCTTCATCAACCAGTTGCGGGAGAAGATCGGCGTGATGTTCGGCTCGCCGGAGACCACCACCGGTGGCCGGGCGCTGAAGTTCTATGCCTCGGTGCGGCTCGACGTGCGACGGATCGAGAGCCTCAAGGACGGCACCGACGTGGTCGGCAACCGGACCCGGGTCAAGGTCGTCAAGAACAAGGTCTCCGCGCCGTTCAAGCAGGCCGAGTTCGACATCATGTACGGCAAGGGCATCTCCCGGGAGGGTTCGCTGATCGACGTCGGCGTCGAGCAGTCGATCATCCGCAAGTCCGGCGCCTGGTACACCTACGAGGGCGACCAGCTCGGTCAGGGCAAGGAGAAGGCCCGGGAGTTCCTCCGGGAGAACCCGGACGTGGCGGCTGAGATCGAGAAGAAGATCCTGGAGAAGCTCGGCGTCGGCGCGCTCGGTGCCGACGAGGCCGGCGGGCCCGAGCTGCCGCCGGTCGACTTCTGATCCGGATGGCCGGGCGACGACGCGGCGCACGGACGGGACGGGGCTGGGATGCGGCTCCGCCCCGTCCCCGCGCCTCCCGTGCGGGCCGCGCCGCCGAGGCGGCCGGGTCCACCGACCATGCCACCGGGTCCGCCGCTGGCGGCGGTGGGCAGCCGGTAGACGAGGCGCAGCAGGCCCGGGACATTTGTCTGCGCCAGCTCGCCGTCCGCCCCCGGACCCGGGCGGAGCTCGCCGCCGTGCTGCGGCGACGCGGCATCTCCGAGGCCACGGCCAGTTCGGTCCTCGACCGGTACGACGAGGTCGGGATGATCGACGACGCGTCGTTCGCCCAGGCCTGGGTGACCAGCCGGCACCACGGCCGAGGGCTGGCCCGGCGCAGCCTCGCCGCCGAGCTGCGTCAGCGCGGCGTGGATCCGCAGATCGCCCGGGACGCGCTGGACGGGCTGGACGAGTCGACCGAGCGGGCCACCGCGGCGGAGCTCGTCGAGCGCAAGCTGCGTACCGCCCGGGGTGCTCCGGACGTGGTGTTCCGGCGGTTGGTCGCGATGCTCGCCCGCAAGGGTTACTCGGCGGGGGTGGCCGTTCCGGTG is drawn from Micromonospora sp. Llam0 and contains these coding sequences:
- a CDS encoding Na+/H+ antiporter subunit E: MSPVSRAARWRTQIVAVAALVVLWNLFYGRFSVGNLLGGTVVALVVVTVFPLPPVAFEGRIRPLAVLRFLARFVVDLFTASAQVAWTAVRFGHTPRSAVIAVRLRVRTDLNLTLTAEALSLIPGSLIVEADPASGTLYVHVLDVVDHHDVEQARRKVLALEERIVRAVGSADDVRHLDDPRPADDPHLRNDPCPGNGENR
- a CDS encoding monovalent cation/H+ antiporter complex subunit F, whose product is MTFVAVVVTVLLAVAALLTVGRIIRGPTLLDRVVAAEVLIAIIVGGLAAEAAVNRHATTLPVLVVLSLLGFVGSVSIVRFVAARPPAVAAAEREQR
- the mnhG gene encoding monovalent cation/H(+) antiporter subunit G — its product is MNGVLTVLSGTLLIGGALLSLAASIGLLRFPDVAARIHAATKPQVLGLLLVLSGLALRLQSGTELATLLMVAVFQMATAPVAAHIIGRAAYRADLVRRDLLVTDEADGMSVDGTGGDGTGGQRRATI
- a CDS encoding hemolysin family protein — encoded protein: MLIVFGLFLITVLTVATGYFVAQEFGYVAVDRGRLRALADRGDPAAARALRVTSRLSFMLSGAQLGITVTALLVGYVAEPYLGAGLSELLGGVGVPPAASLTISVGLALIISTVVQMVLGELAPKNLALARAETLARALSRSTLIYLAVAGPLIRMFDIAANRLLRRVGIEPIEELPSGATAEDLGQIIAESRQEGHLDSAMSTLLDRGLHFRQLTAGEAMVPRVDVHTVRVDAPLTGLVELLDTGHSRFPVHGSDGVDDLVGIASIADVLTVAPSRRAVTTVAAVMVPPLLVPETLPLPAVLDRLRKGHRQLACVVDEYGGFAGVITLEDIAEELVGPIRDEDDPPEPAPARQPDGSWLVPARWRIDEVADTTGVELPTAPEYDTLSGLVMRELGRVPEVGDQISISLDETAAGNGHQPTRRAVLHVISVDRHVPDSVRLEVIG
- a CDS encoding hemolysin family protein, with amino-acid sequence MSTGWALLTSLVLLALNGFFVAAEFALVASKRYRLEQAAAGGSRAARAALDGSRELSLMLAGAQLGITVCTLGLGALAEPAVERLVAPLLERAGLPYAASHLVAFLFALALVVFLHLVVGEMAPKSWAITHPERSALLLALPFRAFARVSRPVLSGLNAIANAVLRAFRVEPQDQLAQVHGPDELRILLEQSREHGLLPADQHELLAKMLQLERTTVRDVMQPVDQVVAVARTDTAERVEELSRGSGRSRLVVCGEAGDLIGIVHVRDAVRANTCDGAPTAESLMSRPFLLPATATVTEAVAAMRADQVQLALVTNGAGADRPIGFVALEDLLEEVIGEFDDETDTVPRGRRMR
- the leuE gene encoding leucine efflux protein LeuE; this encodes MSPMLGITDIWTYVLGTVAIILLPGPNSLFVLSTAARRGVRHGYRAAGGVFLGDTVLMVLSAAGVASLLNTHPAVFTVIKYAGAAYLGYVGVTMFRGAWRRWRQRDDPAAPRLVDAAEPAAVRRPFRRATVISLLNPKAILFFVSFFIQFVDPAYPYPALSFLLLGAIAQLFSVIYLTVLIFTGTYLAMQFRQRRRLAATVTSGVGALFLGFGVKLATASAGAA
- a CDS encoding pyridoxamine 5'-phosphate oxidase family protein; this encodes MYPATARTTAARHLNRVTYQRTEAHRILDEAYHCCLAFVVDGAPRALPTLHVRVDETLYLHGSTASTPLLAARDRKGLAVCVAVTLLDGLVYARAQAHHSANYRSVVVHGTARLVSDPADKRRALDALIDKAAPGRVADSRPPTNRELAQTAVLAVALDEVSVKVRAGDPVDEQADLALPYWAGVLPLRTVADPPRSAAGVTRAVPSYLTAAAPAATAPTYPDTVPKRTP
- a CDS encoding aminotransferase class I/II-fold pyridoxal phosphate-dependent enzyme; this encodes MAEQYQPTGATATEISASVETGVRTGALAPGALLPAVRALADALEVSPATVAKAYQALRQRGIVDTDGRRGTRVRARPPVAVTRPGPSVPAPPGTLDLSTGEPDPRLLPPLATHLAAVARQLADASSGQGYADAGLLPDLAALAAVRLADDGLPAAGLTVTSGALDGIERLLAGNLRPGDRVAVEDPGWANLLDLIAALGLTPVPMPVDDRGPTEPGLRAALSAGVSAIVVTTRAQNPTGAALDADRADRLRRLLRETDDVLLIEDDHAAELSDGPPHVLAGATPRWAFVRSASKPYGPDLRTALVTGDETTLSRVAGRMRIGSGWVSTVLQRLLGQLWRDPSVAATVAEAGRAYQRRREALRAALAGHGVASHGSSGINVWVPVTDETHVVTALQAAGFAVSAGARHRLRSAPGIRITVSGLDEDRAGELAAAVRDALRPAGLARVGR
- a CDS encoding UdgX family uracil-DNA binding protein (This protein belongs to the uracil DNA glycosylase superfamily, members of which act in excision repair of DNA. However, it belongs more specifically to UdgX branch, whose founding member was found to bind uracil in DNA (where it does not belong), without cleaving it, appears to promote DNA repair by a pathway involving RecA, rather than base excision.) yields the protein MHETTVGAAGYVPTGARSLADLRAAAPGCQGCELHQPASQVVFGRGNPDARVVMVGEQPGDVEDRQGLPFVGPAGRLLRRAVDDAGIPVDQIYLTNAVKHFRFVSRGGRRIHQTPDRVHIVACRPWLVAEFAMLRPDVVVVLGATAARALLGPAFRVTRSRGVPLPWPASAERAEEFPVGPAQLVATIHPSAVLRADDQQIAFRGLVTDLGVVRGLLAGRGSQAPAVRR
- a CDS encoding MFS transporter, giving the protein MTALTAPPSVTDPPPSGDVTRIQRRTLRLLAGTQMIGGVGVTIGISVGGLLAAELGGVTVSGLAQSAAVVGGALLAVPVVRVMNGHGRRPGLVFAYLTGATGAVLVVAAAAVRWVPLLFVGMVLFGGATTAGLQARYAAVDLAEPRRRGRQLSLVVWATTVGAVTAPNLAGLADRSASGVGLPPLAGPFAVSTLAFLLAALLVLVLLRPDPLLTARRIAGPAAASAPVRSGRGLRAGSGRGLRAGSGRGLRAAFAVVAVRPAARLGVCAVAVGHLVMVGVMAMTPVHIGMGHSGDDLLRTVGLVLSLHIAGMYGLSPVVGWLTDRAGRRPVILGGVGLLLAACAVAGTAGHDPVRLVIGLVLLGLGWSGTMVAGSTLLSESVPVDVRPSVQGLSDLVMGLAGASAGAVSGIIVGLSGYGVLTLLSALATVPLLGLVLRPVPAPSKR
- a CDS encoding DUF3046 domain-containing protein, yielding MRLTDFWGRLDEAFGPAYARSIATDQVLAQLGGRTIAQALAAGEETVVVWRAVCAAYPDRVPGRLR